In the genome of Muntiacus reevesi chromosome 5, mMunRee1.1, whole genome shotgun sequence, one region contains:
- the RNASEH2C gene encoding ribonuclease H2 subunit C isoform X3, whose protein sequence is MENSYEESIDKRRVHLRPDTLRDPAPVSLHLLPCEVPVNRPTPVGRFFTPAIRLGPDGLEASFRGRSLRGEEVVVPPGFVGYVMTEEKAEVLVGKQNDHEREEQELVEPPEALERDFDRFMGATASFSSFTVWGLESIPGPDAKLRGALSWPTLAAAIHAQVPED, encoded by the exons ATGGAGAACAGCTACGAGGAAAGCATCGACAAACGCCGCGTTCACCTGCGCCCTGATACACTGCGCGACCCCGCCCCCGTTTCGCTGCACCTTCTGCCCTGCGAGGTCCCGGTTAACCGGCCCACCCCGGTGGGGCGCTTCTTCACCCCAGCCATCCGCCTGGGTCCCGACG gacTGGAAGCGTCGTTTCGGGGGCGTAGTCTACGTGGCGAGGAGGTGGTGGTGCCCCCCGGCTTCGTGGGATATGTGATGacagaagagaaggcagaggtGTTGGTGGGGAAGCAGAATGACCACGAGCGAGAAGAGCAGGAACTGGTGGAACCCCCAGAGGCGCTGGAGCGGGACTTC GACCGCTTTATGGGAGCCACAGCCAGTTTCAGCAGCTTCACCGTGTGGGGCCTGGAATCTATCCCTGGTCCAGATGCCAAACTGCGTGGGGCCCTAAGCTGGCCCACCCTCGCTGCAGCG